The Coraliomargarita parva genome contains a region encoding:
- a CDS encoding MFS transporter has translation MSGPAQTERSQLTYRNDCKRAAFQGILETGWQTFALVVAIRYFNAGESPKAFIAGAGPLGFLIAPLTLYLAGLFRARPGPASGLIMGVAALLLCGASLSGTLLLFTFFAVTSQMTAAQQGPLMLQVYTDNYRPGERGSRMSLPFMLTAGAAICFAFLGGRILDMDLDYFRLIFAIMVLAALANGFFMARIPSRSLSIKDVGNPWQNFSLIWKDKFFGYLLGSWMLLGLGNLITLPMRVEYLANPEFGINADNTTIGILMIVVPAIARLGSTWIWGRLFDRLHFVSNRNLLNLCFLLGIAFFFFTRNFFLLTLGMAFTGLAQSGGKIFWSLWVTKIAPEDSKAASYMSVHMALTGVRGSLAPFIGYWILSMSMPTTVAIVGMVLIVVAMALFECVRGHGRLGSLHAH, from the coding sequence TTGTCCGGTCCGGCACAGACCGAACGCTCCCAGCTCACCTATCGCAACGACTGCAAGCGCGCGGCGTTCCAAGGCATTCTGGAAACAGGATGGCAGACTTTTGCGCTGGTCGTGGCAATTCGCTACTTCAATGCAGGCGAAAGTCCGAAAGCCTTTATTGCCGGTGCCGGCCCCTTGGGCTTTTTGATCGCTCCGCTGACGCTATACCTTGCCGGTCTTTTCAGGGCGCGTCCGGGACCGGCTTCCGGCCTGATCATGGGTGTCGCCGCTCTCCTGCTCTGCGGCGCAAGCCTTTCCGGAACCCTGCTGCTGTTCACCTTTTTTGCCGTTACCAGCCAAATGACGGCGGCCCAACAGGGCCCCCTGATGCTGCAGGTCTACACGGACAACTACCGTCCCGGCGAACGCGGTAGCCGTATGTCCCTGCCCTTTATGCTGACCGCAGGGGCCGCCATCTGCTTCGCATTCCTCGGAGGTCGCATTCTTGACATGGATTTGGATTACTTCCGGCTCATCTTCGCCATCATGGTGCTCGCGGCATTGGCCAATGGTTTCTTCATGGCACGTATACCAAGCAGAAGCTTGTCCATTAAGGACGTCGGCAATCCCTGGCAGAACTTCAGCTTGATCTGGAAAGATAAGTTTTTCGGCTATCTGCTGGGTTCATGGATGCTGCTGGGCCTCGGCAACCTCATCACCTTGCCGATGCGCGTCGAGTATCTGGCCAATCCGGAGTTTGGCATCAATGCAGACAATACAACCATCGGCATCCTCATGATCGTCGTTCCTGCCATCGCCCGTCTTGGCAGCACCTGGATCTGGGGCCGCCTCTTTGACCGTCTACATTTTGTGAGTAACCGCAACCTGCTCAATCTCTGCTTTCTCCTCGGCATCGCCTTCTTCTTCTTCACCCGGAACTTCTTTCTACTGACCTTGGGGATGGCCTTTACCGGACTCGCCCAGAGCGGCGGCAAGATATTCTGGAGCCTATGGGTGACCAAGATCGCTCCTGAAGACAGCAAGGCGGCCTCGTACATGAGCGTGCATATGGCGCTAACGGGGGTACGCGGATCCCTCGCCCCCTTTATCGGCTATTGGATTCTCAGCATGTCCATGCCCACAACCGTCGCGATCGTAGGCATGGTCCTCATCGTGGTGGCAATGGCCCTCTTCGAGTGCGTCCGTGGACACGGCCGACTGGGCTCGCTCCACGCGCACTGA
- the nadA gene encoding quinolinate synthase NadA, with amino-acid sequence MVFNPRSGESPLSDIQKEVLALKKERNAVILAHNYQVEEIQRVADYVGDSLGLAYRAAEADADCIVFCGVHFMAETAKIVNPKKPVLLPEMEAGCSLSDSCPADQLAAYKEANPNVYIVAYINCSAAVKALSDVICTSGNAMKIVEKVPADREILFVPDQNLGQWVSKQTGRSMKLWPGSCYAHVLFTQQAIERLKAKFPEALVVAHPECVETVRDNADVVCSTEKMIGFCRDSEARQFIVVTETGMIHRLQREVPEKTFIAGPTDTCACNECRFMKMNTIEKLRDCLRDMSPQIEMPEDIRQKAYLPIKRMLDWSR; translated from the coding sequence ATGGTATTCAACCCGCGCAGCGGGGAATCTCCGCTCTCTGACATCCAGAAAGAGGTGCTCGCCCTGAAAAAGGAGCGCAACGCGGTCATTCTCGCCCACAATTATCAAGTGGAGGAAATCCAACGCGTCGCGGACTACGTGGGCGATTCCCTGGGACTGGCCTACCGTGCGGCGGAAGCGGATGCCGACTGCATCGTATTCTGCGGGGTCCACTTCATGGCGGAAACGGCCAAGATCGTGAATCCGAAAAAGCCGGTACTCCTCCCCGAGATGGAAGCCGGTTGCTCCCTTTCCGACTCCTGCCCGGCCGATCAACTGGCGGCCTACAAGGAAGCCAACCCGAACGTGTACATTGTCGCCTACATCAACTGTTCGGCTGCGGTCAAAGCACTCTCCGATGTGATCTGCACCAGTGGCAATGCCATGAAGATCGTCGAAAAAGTGCCGGCTGACCGTGAAATCCTTTTTGTGCCCGACCAAAACCTCGGCCAGTGGGTCTCCAAGCAAACCGGACGCAGCATGAAGCTCTGGCCGGGCTCCTGTTATGCCCACGTCCTCTTTACCCAACAGGCCATTGAGCGACTGAAGGCAAAGTTCCCGGAGGCGCTCGTGGTCGCTCACCCCGAGTGCGTCGAGACGGTGCGCGATAACGCCGATGTAGTCTGCAGTACCGAAAAGATGATCGGCTTCTGCCGCGACAGCGAAGCCCGGCAGTTTATCGTGGTCACTGAGACTGGCATGATCCACCGCCTCCAGCGTGAGGTACCGGAAAAAACCTTTATTGCCGGCCCGACCGACACTTGCGCCTGCAACGAGTGCCGTTTCATGAAGATGAACACCATCGAGAAGCTGCGTGACTGCCTCCGCGACATGTCGCCGCAGATCGAGATGCCCGAAGACATCCGCCAGAAGGCCTACTTGCCGATCAAGCGGATGCTCGACTGGAGCCGCTAA
- a CDS encoding UDP-glucuronic acid decarboxylase family protein — MRILITGGAGFLGSHLCDRLIEQGHEVICLDNFFTGRKRNVSHLLGNPNFELVRHDVIDPFKAEVDQIYNLACPASPVHYQYNAIKTIKTSVQGAINCLGLAKRTKARVFQASTSEVYGDPDPSIHPQPESYWGNVNPIGIRSCYDEGKRCAETLFMDYHRQNGVDIRIVRIFNTYGPRMCPDDGRVVSNFIVQALQGKDITVYGEGQQTRSFCYCDDLINGFLKLMNQDELTGPVNIGNPGEFTIYELAEKVIALTGSKSKIIHEPLPSDDPKQRQPDITVAREKLGWEPTVCLDEGLKPTIEYFDKLLSEER; from the coding sequence ATGCGTATATTAATCACCGGCGGTGCCGGATTTCTCGGGAGTCATCTATGTGATCGACTCATTGAACAAGGCCATGAAGTCATCTGCCTGGACAATTTTTTTACCGGCCGAAAGCGCAATGTGAGCCACTTGCTGGGCAATCCGAATTTCGAGCTGGTCCGGCACGATGTGATTGATCCCTTCAAGGCGGAAGTCGACCAGATCTATAATCTGGCCTGTCCTGCCTCACCGGTGCACTACCAGTACAACGCCATCAAGACGATCAAGACCTCGGTGCAGGGCGCGATCAACTGTCTCGGGTTGGCGAAACGCACCAAGGCCCGCGTGTTCCAGGCGTCGACTTCCGAGGTTTATGGGGATCCGGATCCGTCGATTCACCCGCAGCCCGAATCCTATTGGGGGAACGTCAATCCCATCGGTATCCGTTCCTGTTACGACGAAGGCAAGCGTTGCGCGGAAACCCTGTTTATGGACTACCACCGTCAAAATGGGGTCGATATCCGCATTGTCCGGATCTTTAACACCTATGGTCCCCGCATGTGCCCCGATGACGGTCGAGTGGTCTCCAATTTCATTGTCCAAGCCCTGCAGGGCAAGGACATCACCGTATACGGCGAGGGCCAGCAAACCCGTTCCTTTTGCTACTGTGACGACCTGATCAACGGATTTCTCAAGCTGATGAATCAGGACGAGCTTACCGGCCCGGTCAATATCGGCAATCCGGGTGAATTTACCATCTATGAACTTGCCGAGAAGGTCATCGCACTGACCGGCAGCAAGTCAAAGATCATTCACGAGCCTCTGCCTTCGGATGATCCGAAGCAGCGCCAGCCGGACATTACGGTGGCACGTGAAAAGCTCGGCTGGGAGCCGACGGTTTGCCTGGATGAAGGCCTAAAGCCGACGATCGAGTATTTTGACAAACTCTTGAGCGAGGAACGTTAA
- a CDS encoding ATP-dependent DNA helicase, protein MQIDPLERRVRLNVRELAGFRNAPKTERSGGHAWRAAIGQQWHKELESATQARHPEARFEIPVQAVWQHKEWRFDIQGRIDQIVPTQAGGLVLREVKTIRHPLPDAEEILWDRYPDYIAQVAIYLGLARVLPDYREYELKAELLFVDIDSGLTQTLRLQPEHESTFEQQLDALLPFLNDRRHARVRLEDFELKPAFDQLREGQAELFETLDIAATQSRTVLLEAPTGFGKTGIVLEHALRQMKSGMYERCIYLSSKSTGQLQTIEQLRRMIGDGIRYIQMRNRTEHRIESPAHTCTGDSRCDEGLGQLWFEADLHTPELFKDGHFSLDEAKRLGAETGICPYALTKACLPYAEIWIGDSNYVFAPASRAVFSEPYGFDPARTLLIVDEAHNLPDRVADALSVALNAGELLFALEEIESAGAPRQLLRTGRELCQVIDAQPIQQALSPNSQYLLLDLCEDFERQLREARFDFDAAAPFALDIIWRIPDLAKALAGPSWQWLHWLPSAGMMKATCLDASQWTAECLQAFSGSILMSATLAPYDSFRTSCGLKKASADSPAGSAVLAIGHAPWRDDAYDVAIDCRVDTRLKAREQYYETTARTVAALAHYSPGEPVAVFFASYQYAENVKAYLSATDPGLRAMVQPRGVDLNEQREFIEEGLFMADAIFLILGSSYAEGVDQLGGRVHTAMVVGPALPEVNCVQDARMDASPSQAREEAFRDVYIIPAMRRIHQALGRLVRAPGQHARILLHGKRYAEPAYHEQLAPEYQSDAYIRSADELAHWLQS, encoded by the coding sequence ATGCAGATCGACCCTCTGGAACGTCGTGTGCGCCTCAATGTGCGCGAACTGGCCGGCTTCCGAAATGCCCCTAAAACTGAGCGAAGCGGAGGACACGCTTGGCGTGCTGCCATCGGGCAACAGTGGCACAAGGAGCTCGAGAGCGCGACACAGGCACGCCATCCGGAAGCTCGATTCGAGATTCCGGTCCAAGCGGTCTGGCAACACAAGGAATGGCGCTTTGATATACAGGGACGCATTGACCAGATCGTTCCCACACAGGCGGGAGGGCTCGTTCTTCGTGAGGTAAAAACGATTCGTCACCCCCTTCCCGATGCGGAGGAAATCCTATGGGACCGCTATCCGGATTATATCGCACAAGTCGCCATCTATCTGGGCCTCGCCCGCGTTCTTCCGGATTACCGCGAGTATGAGTTAAAGGCGGAACTGCTCTTTGTCGACATCGACAGTGGCCTGACTCAGACACTGCGCCTTCAACCCGAGCATGAGTCAACGTTCGAGCAGCAACTGGATGCTTTGCTTCCTTTCCTCAATGATCGTCGGCACGCTCGAGTGCGGCTCGAAGACTTCGAACTGAAGCCCGCCTTTGATCAACTTCGAGAGGGGCAAGCTGAATTATTCGAGACGCTGGATATCGCCGCTACGCAATCCCGCACCGTCCTACTCGAGGCGCCGACAGGCTTCGGAAAGACCGGAATCGTACTGGAACACGCTCTGCGTCAAATGAAGTCAGGAATGTACGAGCGCTGCATCTACCTCTCCAGCAAATCCACCGGTCAGCTCCAGACGATCGAACAGCTCCGGAGGATGATCGGAGATGGGATTCGCTATATCCAGATGCGCAACCGTACGGAGCATCGCATTGAAAGTCCCGCACACACCTGCACCGGAGACAGCCGTTGCGACGAAGGACTGGGACAACTTTGGTTCGAAGCGGACCTGCACACTCCGGAGCTCTTCAAAGACGGTCATTTCTCACTCGACGAGGCCAAGCGTCTGGGAGCGGAAACCGGGATCTGCCCCTATGCATTGACTAAGGCGTGCCTGCCCTACGCGGAAATATGGATCGGGGACAGCAATTACGTTTTTGCCCCCGCCAGCCGCGCGGTCTTCAGCGAACCTTATGGCTTTGATCCCGCCCGTACACTGCTGATTGTTGATGAGGCCCACAATCTCCCAGACCGGGTCGCCGATGCACTAAGTGTCGCATTAAATGCTGGAGAACTACTCTTTGCGCTGGAGGAGATCGAATCCGCCGGCGCCCCCCGTCAACTGCTGCGGACCGGGCGGGAACTGTGCCAAGTGATCGATGCACAGCCCATCCAACAAGCGCTTTCACCCAACAGCCAATACCTGCTGCTCGATCTCTGTGAAGACTTTGAGAGGCAATTACGCGAGGCGCGCTTCGATTTTGATGCCGCCGCTCCCTTCGCGCTCGACATCATTTGGCGGATCCCGGATCTGGCCAAAGCCTTGGCCGGTCCAAGCTGGCAATGGCTGCATTGGCTTCCGTCCGCCGGCATGATGAAGGCCACCTGCCTGGACGCCAGTCAATGGACAGCTGAATGCCTGCAGGCCTTCAGCGGCAGCATACTGATGTCCGCGACGCTCGCACCCTACGATTCCTTTCGTACAAGCTGCGGCCTGAAGAAGGCCTCCGCGGATTCGCCGGCCGGCTCCGCGGTCCTGGCGATCGGCCATGCGCCCTGGCGTGACGATGCGTATGACGTCGCCATTGACTGTCGCGTAGACACCCGTCTCAAGGCACGTGAACAATACTATGAAACCACCGCCCGGACGGTGGCGGCCCTCGCCCACTACAGCCCGGGAGAGCCCGTAGCGGTCTTTTTTGCCAGCTACCAGTATGCGGAAAACGTCAAAGCCTACCTCAGCGCAACCGATCCTGGACTGCGCGCCATGGTCCAACCGCGAGGAGTCGATTTGAATGAGCAAAGAGAGTTCATCGAAGAAGGCCTGTTTATGGCAGACGCCATCTTCCTCATTCTCGGATCCAGCTATGCCGAGGGTGTCGACCAACTTGGAGGCCGCGTCCATACTGCGATGGTCGTGGGGCCGGCCCTTCCAGAGGTGAACTGCGTGCAGGACGCCAGGATGGATGCGTCCCCCTCACAGGCGCGCGAGGAGGCATTCCGTGACGTCTATATCATTCCCGCCATGCGCCGCATACACCAGGCCCTCGGCCGACTCGTCCGCGCCCCTGGTCAACACGCAAGGATCCTACTTCACGGCAAACGCTACGCCGAACCCGCCTATCACGAACAATTGGCCCCTGAATATCAGAGCGATGCCTATATTCGTTCCGCTGACGAACTCGCACATTGGTTGCAGTCTTAA